One uncultured Jannaschia sp. DNA segment encodes these proteins:
- a CDS encoding DUF1127 domain-containing protein, with protein MTVTTYGNTAATSTTLRDRIADRLRLARVQWGQWRVYRQTLNELSALSDRDLADLAIARSNIPWIAMEAAYGTK; from the coding sequence ATGACTGTCACCACCTACGGCAATACGGCCGCCACCTCCACCACGCTGCGCGATCGCATCGCCGACCGCCTGCGTCTCGCTCGCGTGCAATGGGGCCAGTGGCGCGTCTACCGCCAGACGCTCAACGAGCTCTCGGCGCTCTCGGATCGCGACCTGGCGGATCTCGCCATCGCGCGTTCGAACATCCCGTGGATCGCGATGGAAGCGGCCTACGGCACGAAGTAA
- a CDS encoding MFS transporter, which yields MSALSHIGFRAYFVAAVPLVQALWAQRVTLGWLAWDVSGSAPFVGLIAALGLAPMLVSGPIFGVLVDRADIRRALFATSISMALLLALAALLAGGPGLGRWGLAGLALAIGVVTSAHHPVRMSLGPRLVPRAEVPSVVALSALNFNLARLLAPVLTGIAIAAFGAVATLWASALLYLPMLVAIRWMDPRPLSARATQGSIGAGIAEAARYLWTTPVARQAVILTAAMAILVRGYLELLPVMAEGVHARGAEGLGWLTAAAGAGALLAAMAKTMGAGQAETGTSRATLAILVAGIASLSALGASVSWQGALVWTAVAGFASTFCGVSFQAAVQQALPDDLRGRVMSLWVVVGIGAVAIGSGLLGWLAGPFDLPTVLRWAGAVGAGMAALLVLPSLRRAAT from the coding sequence ATGAGCGCACTCTCCCATATCGGCTTCCGGGCTTATTTCGTGGCTGCCGTTCCGCTGGTGCAGGCGCTCTGGGCGCAGCGCGTCACGCTGGGCTGGCTCGCTTGGGACGTATCGGGCTCGGCACCCTTCGTGGGGCTGATCGCGGCGCTGGGTCTGGCGCCGATGCTGGTCTCGGGCCCGATCTTCGGCGTGCTCGTGGACCGGGCCGACATTCGCCGCGCACTCTTCGCGACAAGCATCTCGATGGCGTTGCTCCTTGCGCTCGCGGCCCTTCTCGCCGGCGGGCCGGGGCTCGGCCGCTGGGGGCTGGCCGGGCTGGCGCTTGCCATCGGGGTCGTCACCTCGGCGCATCACCCCGTCCGCATGTCCCTCGGGCCGCGCCTCGTGCCCCGCGCCGAGGTGCCGTCGGTCGTCGCCCTCTCGGCCCTCAACTTCAACCTCGCGCGACTTCTGGCACCCGTCCTGACCGGCATCGCCATCGCGGCCTTCGGTGCGGTCGCGACGCTCTGGGCCTCGGCACTTCTGTATTTGCCGATGCTGGTGGCGATCCGCTGGATGGATCCGCGGCCGCTGTCGGCCCGCGCCACGCAAGGCAGCATCGGCGCCGGCATTGCCGAGGCCGCGCGATACCTCTGGACCACGCCCGTCGCCCGTCAGGCGGTGATCCTGACGGCGGCGATGGCGATCCTCGTGCGCGGGTATCTCGAATTGCTGCCCGTCATGGCCGAGGGCGTCCACGCGCGCGGCGCCGAAGGCCTCGGCTGGCTGACCGCGGCGGCCGGGGCAGGGGCGCTGCTGGCGGCGATGGCCAAGACCATGGGCGCGGGGCAAGCCGAGACCGGCACCTCCCGCGCGACGCTCGCGATCCTCGTGGCGGGCATCGCGTCCCTTTCGGCGCTGGGCGCCTCGGTCTCGTGGCAGGGCGCGCTGGTCTGGACCGCGGTCGCGGGCTTCGCGTCGACCTTTTGCGGCGTCAGCTTCCAGGCGGCCGTCCAGCAGGCGCTGCCCGACGACCTCCGAGGCCGGGTGATGTCGCTCTGGGTGGTGGTGGGGATCGGCGCAGTGGCGATCGGCTCGGGCCTTCTCGGCTGGCTCGCCGGGCCGTTCGACCTGCCGACCGTGCTGCGCTGGGCCGGGGCGGTCGGTGCCGGGATGGCGGCGCTCCTGGTCTTGCCTTCCCTGCGCCGCGCCGCCACGTAA
- a CDS encoding Mrp/NBP35 family ATP-binding protein: MAITRDDVKAELARVAVPDGRNLVSADLVRALTVTDGAVSFVIEAPSAEIARQMEPLRAAAEGLVAKMPGVARVQAVLTAPTETKAPPSLKVGGHPKSQDGPMRVPGVDRVVAIASGKGGVGKSTLAANLAVALARQGRRVGLLDADIYGPSQPRMMGANQRPASPDGKTIHPLQAHGVTLMSIGLMLDADKAVVWRGPMLMGALQQMLGQVAWTHHTDGANLDVLIVDLPPGTGDVQLTLSTKAVVTGAVVVSTPQDVALLDARKALDMFATLKTPVLGLVENMSLFHCPNCGHEAHIFGHGGVAAEAEALGLPLLGTLPIDLETRLAGDEGTPIAAGDGPMADAFADLARRLIEMDAG; encoded by the coding sequence ATGGCGATCACGCGCGACGACGTAAAGGCGGAACTGGCCCGCGTGGCGGTGCCCGACGGGCGCAATCTCGTCTCCGCCGACCTGGTCCGCGCGCTCACCGTGACCGACGGCGCGGTCAGCTTCGTCATCGAGGCCCCATCCGCCGAGATCGCCCGCCAGATGGAGCCGCTGCGCGCCGCCGCCGAGGGCCTCGTGGCCAAGATGCCCGGCGTCGCCCGCGTGCAGGCCGTGCTCACCGCGCCGACCGAGACCAAGGCGCCACCGTCCCTGAAGGTGGGCGGTCACCCGAAGTCACAGGACGGGCCGATGCGCGTGCCCGGCGTGGATCGCGTCGTCGCCATCGCGTCCGGCAAGGGCGGCGTGGGCAAGTCCACGCTCGCCGCGAACCTCGCCGTGGCGCTGGCACGGCAGGGACGGCGCGTCGGTCTGCTCGACGCCGATATCTACGGCCCGTCCCAGCCTCGCATGATGGGGGCCAACCAGCGCCCCGCTTCGCCCGACGGCAAGACCATCCATCCGCTTCAGGCCCATGGCGTCACGCTGATGTCGATCGGCCTGATGCTCGATGCCGACAAGGCCGTGGTCTGGCGCGGCCCGATGCTGATGGGTGCCTTGCAGCAGATGTTGGGACAGGTGGCCTGGACGCATCACACCGATGGCGCCAACCTCGACGTCCTCATCGTCGATCTGCCGCCGGGGACCGGCGACGTGCAGCTCACGCTCTCGACCAAGGCCGTCGTGACCGGCGCGGTCGTTGTCTCGACCCCGCAGGACGTGGCCCTTCTGGATGCACGCAAGGCGCTCGACATGTTCGCCACGCTCAAGACCCCGGTGCTGGGGCTGGTCGAGAACATGAGCCTCTTTCACTGCCCGAATTGCGGCCATGAGGCGCATATCTTCGGCCACGGGGGCGTCGCGGCCGAAGCGGAAGCGCTGGGCCTGCCGCTTCTGGGAACACTGCCCATCGACCTCGAGACCCGGCTGGCCGGGGACGAGGGGACACCCATCGCGGCCGGTGACGGGCCGATGGCCGACGCCTTCGCCGACCTCGCGCGGCGTCTGATCGAGATGGACGCCGGCTAA